In the Flavisolibacter tropicus genome, one interval contains:
- a CDS encoding HNH endonuclease, translating to MRICIYCNREKEEGEFSQEHILPRAIGGVLQPINPFSTDLVCERCNNIAGFFIDAPFTKSWFINNYRASNATKYTRLTPDTILPLIYMGVIKELAFEGKICENYLGPTGDLIYHFHAPYSNDLDTPVMVGVPPHIRKANVDYGFAFIFLRSNNPAWLPTVIYSFASAFKKSPLYLGNGPTPDIDGIGFKDIPDELIDLHARLWEMQGKQHAMTFTIDVDLGNRFLAKLALGLGCIFLHDSFKTSEDASLLRKFMWTKDREERDKIPIHGSGFIGGDGFENIDSFLKWEGGHVINLLIADNKLLLYSNFYGARGSLIQVTQNKTHWQGKIDESKMFIIMPEMQRCIGPIHMAHLLAHRTSDYRNEDIASLEAEIASLPSLPPFVIQNGLK from the coding sequence ATGAGAATCTGTATTTATTGTAACCGGGAGAAAGAAGAAGGTGAATTTTCGCAAGAACATATTTTGCCTCGTGCAATTGGAGGCGTTCTTCAGCCTATAAATCCATTCTCAACTGACCTTGTTTGTGAAAGATGCAATAATATTGCAGGCTTCTTTATTGATGCGCCTTTTACTAAAAGCTGGTTTATAAATAATTACCGTGCTAGTAATGCTACAAAATACACTCGCCTAACCCCCGATACTATTTTGCCATTGATATACATGGGAGTAATTAAAGAGTTGGCCTTTGAGGGGAAGATATGTGAAAACTATCTTGGCCCAACAGGTGACTTAATTTATCACTTCCATGCGCCTTATTCAAATGATCTAGATACGCCAGTGATGGTTGGAGTTCCTCCACATATACGAAAGGCTAATGTTGATTATGGATTTGCGTTTATTTTCCTTCGTTCAAATAATCCAGCTTGGTTACCTACAGTAATTTATTCTTTTGCTAGTGCTTTTAAGAAGTCGCCTCTTTATTTAGGTAATGGTCCAACTCCGGATATTGACGGGATCGGTTTTAAAGATATTCCTGATGAATTAATAGACTTACATGCTAGGCTTTGGGAAATGCAAGGCAAACAACATGCTATGACCTTTACGATAGACGTGGATTTAGGTAATCGTTTTTTAGCAAAATTAGCACTCGGGCTTGGGTGTATTTTTCTTCATGATAGTTTTAAAACTAGTGAAGATGCATCACTCTTAAGAAAGTTCATGTGGACAAAAGATAGAGAAGAAAGAGATAAGATTCCAATCCACGGGTCGGGCTTTATCGGAGGTGACGGCTTTGAAAATATCGATTCGTTTCTTAAGTGGGAGGGAGGCCATGTAATAAACTTACTTATTGCTGATAATAAGCTGCTTTTATATTCGAACTTTTATGGAGCAAGAGGCTCTCTTATACAGGTAACCCAAAATAAAACACATTGGCAGGGCAAAATTGATGAGAGTAAGATGTTTATTATAATGCCTGAAATGCAAAGGTGCATCGGCCCAATTCATATGGCCCATTTACTGGCACATCGTACGAGTGATTATAGAAATGAAGATATTGCCTCTTTAGAAGCTGAGATAGCAAGTTTACCTTCATTACCACCATTTGTCATTCAAAATGGCTTAAAATGA
- a CDS encoding zinc-ribbon domain-containing protein, producing MYCKSCGKEIDNDSVYCSFCGTKQFAENKPLEIENKSDSKRGGFDEEIWNYKRELADTVPENLQMTDELFRCMKLNENAAVEKLEAKAKLSYIVGVTGGPPPNIPEEIAKWRKEYFQNLMVKAKEFENLSTEFNKLKLQIERIQYYYGFNLDEKVQVEKSNERERGRKAILALFGNEETVENNNKSK from the coding sequence ATGTATTGTAAATCATGCGGAAAAGAAATCGATAATGACAGTGTATATTGTTCTTTTTGTGGAACCAAACAATTTGCAGAAAATAAGCCTCTAGAAATTGAAAATAAGAGTGACAGTAAAAGAGGGGGATTCGATGAAGAGATTTGGAATTATAAAAGAGAACTAGCTGATACAGTTCCAGAAAACTTACAGATGACAGACGAGCTATTCAGGTGTATGAAATTGAACGAAAATGCTGCTGTTGAGAAGTTGGAAGCCAAAGCTAAGCTATCTTATATTGTGGGCGTTACAGGCGGGCCTCCACCTAATATTCCAGAAGAGATTGCGAAATGGCGCAAGGAATATTTTCAAAACTTAATGGTAAAGGCAAAGGAGTTCGAGAATCTTAGTACTGAGTTCAATAAGCTAAAACTACAGATTGAGCGCATTCAGTATTATTATGGATTTAACCTCGACGAGAAGGTACAGGTGGAAAAGTCAAACGAACGTGAAAGGGGCAGAAAAGCGATATTGGCTTTGTTTGGTAATGAAGAAACTGTCGAAAATAATAATAAATCAAAGTAG
- a CDS encoding AGE family epimerase/isomerase translates to MKRTLYTLLAAAFLAACHTQPSAQTTTDKTAYGKQAWAESVTPVRPGVPGKTPFWNANARQFIYAPAFDYQQVTNATKYRYTITQETNGKTYSFESDVPYTPLSKVWADVPVGYFNLSVAGISAKGDSVGLAGKGRYYRAAPFNGVYHTPALPYDSSARLALDRLMEKDYVTYWFEHKTPKWDYINYSYPAKIYSALVIGAITHARLKAGTPDAQRSTELARIVADYMLSIRFKEGTPWEYFVPTYYGPRSEKTTTQHLKPINSFSIMGVDAGNAFLDLYDFTGDKKYLEAAQHIAQTYLKTQLPGGSWYQFVNHETGEPTAKNIVIPTSIINYFDRLQHNYKMQGLEASTQKALDWIMNNPVKTFDWQGQFEDIAARASYGNLSREQACDLAMYLFRNKKDLVLAEELVRFSEDQFVIWEQPVKVAFQDPKPGGRSENWITPSVQEQYVFWMPVGRAAGVMMETFLSAYKATGKELYLAKAKSIANSFTLAQKAHNGDYPTYFTKYPLNLWLNSTVYPAKLLMNYRDILEKGTPAYSLK, encoded by the coding sequence ATGAAAAGAACGCTTTATACCTTGCTGGCTGCCGCCTTTCTTGCTGCTTGCCACACACAGCCATCTGCGCAAACAACAACTGATAAAACGGCTTATGGGAAACAAGCCTGGGCCGAATCGGTGACCCCTGTTCGCCCGGGAGTGCCGGGCAAGACGCCCTTTTGGAATGCCAACGCGCGCCAGTTTATTTATGCACCTGCTTTTGACTACCAGCAGGTGACAAACGCCACTAAGTACCGCTATACCATTACACAAGAAACTAACGGTAAGACCTATAGCTTTGAAAGCGATGTACCCTATACACCTCTTAGCAAGGTATGGGCTGATGTACCGGTGGGATACTTCAATCTTTCAGTGGCAGGGATCTCGGCCAAAGGCGACTCTGTAGGTCTGGCAGGTAAAGGACGTTACTACCGCGCTGCTCCATTTAATGGCGTGTATCATACGCCTGCACTACCCTACGACTCCAGTGCCCGTCTGGCCCTGGACCGGCTGATGGAAAAAGATTACGTGACCTACTGGTTTGAGCATAAAACACCCAAATGGGATTATATCAATTACAGCTACCCCGCCAAGATCTACAGTGCCCTGGTTATCGGAGCCATCACCCACGCCCGCCTCAAAGCTGGCACTCCCGACGCGCAGCGTTCAACCGAACTGGCCCGCATAGTGGCCGACTATATGCTGAGCATCCGGTTTAAAGAAGGTACGCCATGGGAGTATTTTGTACCCACCTACTATGGCCCTCGCTCCGAAAAGACCACCACGCAGCACCTTAAACCAATCAACAGCTTCTCCATCATGGGTGTAGATGCCGGTAATGCGTTTCTGGACCTCTACGACTTCACGGGAGATAAAAAATACCTGGAAGCCGCACAACATATTGCCCAAACCTATTTAAAAACGCAGCTACCTGGTGGCAGTTGGTACCAGTTTGTTAACCACGAGACTGGCGAGCCAACTGCTAAAAACATTGTTATTCCGACATCGATCATCAACTACTTTGACCGACTGCAACATAACTATAAGATGCAAGGCCTGGAGGCTTCCACTCAAAAAGCGCTGGACTGGATCATGAACAACCCGGTTAAGACCTTTGATTGGCAAGGACAGTTTGAAGACATTGCAGCACGGGCATCTTATGGAAATCTGAGTCGCGAGCAGGCCTGCGATCTGGCTATGTACCTGTTCCGCAACAAAAAAGACCTAGTGTTGGCCGAGGAATTGGTGCGCTTTTCGGAAGACCAGTTTGTTATCTGGGAACAACCGGTAAAGGTTGCCTTCCAGGATCCCAAGCCCGGCGGACGCTCAGAAAACTGGATCACACCATCTGTGCAGGAGCAGTACGTGTTCTGGATGCCAGTAGGAAGAGCGGCAGGCGTAATGATGGAAACGTTCCTGAGCGCCTATAAAGCCACGGGCAAGGAGCTTTACCTCGCCAAGGCCAAATCCATCGCCAATTCCTTTACCTTGGCACAGAAGGCGCATAACGGTGATTACCCAACGTATTTTACTAAATACCCGTTGAACCTATGGTTGAACAGCACCGTTTATCCGGCCAAGTTGCTGATGAACTACCGGGATATTTTAGAGAAAGGGACTCCTGCTTACTCCTTGAAATAA